From Chengkuizengella sediminis:
CAAATGGGAATACACCAGCATTTTTTACACAAATTTTGTGGTTAACGACACTAATCAGTTCTATGATTCTGTATTTACTACTGAAGAAATTGAGTAATAAAACGACCTTTTTATCTGTATCTTCTCAACTAATCGGGGGAATTATATTTGTTACTACGATTTCTGGACTCATTTTATGGATAACTGAAGGAGTATTAAATGTCAGTATTCCAAACAGTGGAGAAATGCTTATGTTGATGTTATTTACAGGGCTCTCATTTTTCTTTATTCAAAATGCCTTATTAAATTGGATGGGTTTTATAGCAGCCCCGCTTATAATACTCTTATTCTTTTTCTCTATGCCGATCTTAACGATGGCCCCAGAGCTTTTACCTAATATTACACAAAATTGGCTGTATTCTTGGGTACCATTTAGATTTAGTGTAGAGGGATTTAAAGATCTATTATTTTTTGGAAAGTCCTCATTTGAAGTTGGAATTGGTACTTTAACTTGGATTGGTATAGGTAGCTTGTTTTTCATGTATTTATCTGTGGTGAAACCACAAAAAGGGGAGAAAGAAGAAAAACAGATAGATGGAGTAGAGGCATAGACAGTTGATTCGAATCGATATATTTTCATTCAATTTTACTCATTAAACGAGCTAATCCGTAAGCAAGGGCGTCTTTGGTAACTAAGGAGTTTGAAGGAAGCTGAATCGCGGTTATTGGAATGAAACAAAGTGATGAGAAGATAAAAAATTAAAAAAACACCTAGAATGATTAATTTTCAAGAAAGTGATTGCTCTAAAAGTCTGAAATAG
This genomic window contains:
- a CDS encoding YhgE/Pip domain-containing protein, whose product is MMKLFFRQKLFWVGLGGTIIAVFIFTFAFMGSTVNPTPEGLPIAVVVQDEGMQLPNGSNMNFGELLKEKMNGIDNSSVKWSFLYNVDKATQEMNEKNYYATIVLPENFSRDVFSLLSENANQPQVTVFINEGMNMSGATISSQFTNGILTTFNQQIQDQLFTQVEQGPLQLTVDQAKALAQPIHIITEKVNPVGTNSANGNTPAFFTQILWLTTLISSMILYLLLKKLSNKTTFLSVSSQLIGGIIFVTTISGLILWITEGVLNVSIPNSGEMLMLMLFTGLSFFFIQNALLNWMGFIAAPLIILLFFFSMPILTMAPELLPNITQNWLYSWVPFRFSVEGFKDLLFFGKSSFEVGIGTLTWIGIGSLFFMYLSVVKPQKGEKEEKQIDGVEA